Proteins from a single region of Capsicum annuum cultivar UCD-10X-F1 unplaced genomic scaffold, UCD10Xv1.1 ctg82981, whole genome shotgun sequence:
- the LOC124895570 gene encoding pre-mRNA-processing protein 40A-like, translating to MRSGRATGPDEILVAFWMFSGEAGLRYYYNKVTRTSKWRMPDEFKLAHEKDTISHVSDFGSIAVVKTSSPGADGLLVSAHGAKSSPTTVSPAANLPTIVASESLSLSGKVSSSMIETVKMKNSSEPASPAVANSEKIRIAVTLGNSVVPPVSETTTTQDAVVYGDGFSLENRENVKKDAAITEIGGATLSDEKTEAKSAFKTLLESVNIGSDCMWDQVIRAVISDRRYGALKSLCEQKQAFNDEHAKALEEQKRNKVEYLEFLKSSDFIKASSQWWKVQDHLETDERCSRLEKIDRLEIFQEYIRDLESKEGEQRKLQMEELRKAERKNRDEFRKLMEEHITAGILNAKTNWHDYYIKIKDFAAYLAASSNTLGSIVKNLFTDVMDELEKQTFESV from the exons ATGCGAAgtggtagggcgacggggcctgatgagatactgGTGGCTTTTTGGATgttttctggcgaggctggtttaag GTATTACTACAACAAGGTTACTAGAACGTCCAAATGGAGAATGCCTGATGAATTCAAG TTGGCTCATGAAAAGGACACCATTTCACACGTTTCTGATTTTGGATCCATTGCTGTTGTTAAAACATCATCCCCGGGTGCAGATGGTTTATTAGTCTCGGCACACGGTGCTAAATCAAGCCCAACTACTGTGTCACCAGCTGCTAACTTACCAACTATTGTGGCTTCAGAATCATTAAGTTTATCTGGTAAGGTTTCTTCTTCGATGATTGAAACAGTTAAAATGAAGAATTCTTCAGAACCTGCTTCGCCAGCTGTTGCTAATTCAGAGAAAATTAGAATAGCAGTAACCTTGGGAAATTCTGTCGTGCCACCAGT TTCTGAGACTACTACAACTCAAGATGCAGTAGTGTATGGTGATGGATTTTCTTTGGAGAATAGAGAG AATGTCAAGAAAGATGCTGCAATAACTGAAATCGGAGGTGCTACTCTATCAGATGAGAAAACA GAGGCAAAGAGtgcattcaaaactcttttggaatCTGTAAATATTGGGTCTGATTGCATGTGGGATCAG GTCATAAGAGCAGTAATTAGTGACCGGAGATATGGTGCTCTAAAATCCCTTTGTGAGCAGAAGCAAGCTTTTAATGAC GAGCATGCTAAGGCATTGGAGGAGCAGAAGCGCAATAAAGTGGAgtacttagaatttttaaaatcctCTGACTTTATTAAG GCCAGTAGCCAGTGGTGGAAAGTTCAGGACCACTTGGAAACTGATGAAAGATGCTCCCGCCTTGAGAAAATCGATCGCTTGGAGATTTTCCAG GAATACATACGTGACTTAGAGAGCAAAGAGGGGGAGCAAAGGAAACTGCAGATG GAAGAATTGAGGAAAGCTGAACGTAAAAATCGTGATGAGTTTCGAAAACTGATGGAAGAGCATATTACTGCAGGAATACTTAACGCAAAAACTAACTGGCATGATTATTACATCAAA ATTAAAGATTTTGCTGCATATCTAGCTGCCTCATCAAATACTTTAGGATCAATAGTAAAAAACTTATTTACAGATGTTATGGATGAGCTGGAGAAACAG ACATTTGAATCAGTTTGA